A window of the Gossypium hirsutum isolate 1008001.06 chromosome A05, Gossypium_hirsutum_v2.1, whole genome shotgun sequence genome harbors these coding sequences:
- the LOC107960599 gene encoding protein IQ-DOMAIN 1, producing the protein MGKKRDWFWFVKKALTPESKKDQKESSKSKKKWQSKTKDSGPAVPLPQETETETKTEEPELPPPADAKPAEAENEPKKHTYFVALATTMAAAAAVAASKATAEAVHVASLQRILSERTAATKIQTAFRGYLARRALPELRRSERLKSMIEGQSVKEQAKIALRCMQTKGGLQSRIRGMRLRILEENQILHHHLQQKRHKEHDKFNASMGGEWHDGRKSKEQSEAIKQYKQEAAMRRERALAYAFTRQRSWKVTSKAANQTLMDQNTPHWGWSWLERWMAARPWDIPCSSPNNASINTLASSSISNNDNKPSPTPSKPTPPPPSKIPSFSSLSSQIRQPSPRGTRPGGDECSTPDRDRRRQSSIGGFSSAKDDKSVGSSAEKAPSWMKQVRTSQLSSSLRHDRIPEKGVAGIAKKRLSFPATAGKVRI; encoded by the exons ATGGGCAAAAAAAGAGATTGGTTTTGGTTTGTGAAGAAAGCTTTGACCCCTGAGTCCAAGAAAGATCAG AAGGAAAGttcaaaatcaaagaaaaaatggCAAAGCAAAACCAAGGATTCGGGGCCTGCAGTTCCTTTGCCTCAAGAAACTGAAACGGAAACAAAAACTGAAGAGCCTGAACTTCCTCCCCCTGCAGATGCCAAACCAGCGGAAGCTGAAAATGAGCCTAAAAAACACACCTACTTCGTCGCTCTTGCCACCACTATGGCTGCTGCCGCCGCGGTCGCAGCTTCTAAAGCGACTGCTGAGGCTGTTCACGTCGCTTCTTTACAACGCATATTGTCGGAGAGAACGGCTGCTACCAAGATTCAAACTGCATTTCGCGGATACTTG GCTCGGAGGGCATTGCCAGAATTGAGAAGGTCGGAGAGATTGAAATCAATGATAGAAGGGCAATCCGTGAAAGAGCAAGCAAAAATTGCATTAAGATGCATGCAAACAAAGGGTGGACTGCAGTCCCGGATTCGTGGAATGAGGCTTAGAATATTGGAAGAGAACCAAATTCTTCATCACCACCTTCAACAGAAACGCCACAAAGAGCATGACAAGTTTAATGCCTCT ATGGGAGGAGAGTGGCATGATGGTAGAAAGTCGAAGGAGCAATCTGAAGCAATAAAGCAGTACAAGCAAGAAGCTGCTATGCGAAGGGAAAGAGCTTTAGCTTATGCCTTCACTCGCCAG CGATCATGGAAGGTCACTTCTAAAGCAGCGAATCAAACATTAATGGATCAAAATACTCCCCATTGGGGATGGAGTTGGTTAGAGCGATGGATGGCAGCTCGACCGTGGGATATCCCATGCTCATCACCTAACAACGCCTCCATCAACACTTTGGCCTCCTCTTCCATCTCTAACAACGATAATAAGCCATCTCCAACACCCTCAAAACCAACCCCTCCTCCTCCGTCCAAGATACCTTCCTTTTCATCACTTTCCAGTCAAATTAGACAGCCAAGTCCAAGGGGGACACGGCCAGGAGGCGACGAGTGCTCGACACCGGATCGTGACCGGAGACGACAAAGCAGCATTGGAGGTTTTTCATCGGCGAAAGATGATAAGAGCGTTGGAAGCTCGGCGGAGAAGGCGCCGTCGTGGATGAAGCAAGTCAGGACGTCCCAGTTGTCGAGTTCTTTGAGGCATGATAGGATACCGGAGAAGGGAGTGGCCGGCATTGCGAAGAAGCGGCTCTCGTTCCCTGCAACGGCAGGTAAGGTAAGAATATAA